A genomic window from Motacilla alba alba isolate MOTALB_02 chromosome 2, Motacilla_alba_V1.0_pri, whole genome shotgun sequence includes:
- the HUS1 gene encoding checkpoint protein HUS1 isoform X1 encodes MSGPALGRQCLSERLGPAFSGEEKRKGGIINTIAKLAKTCILRLTVCKLYFILSDKVTNGGASMWCELSQGNFFDEFQMEGVAAEHNEIYLEFLPENLWRALKTAQSAKAVKIKLTNKHCPCLRVAVELPSLSSRSRIVTHDIPVGVIPRRMWNDFREPSVPDFDVSIYLPVLKTMKSVVERMKNLSNFIVIEANLSGEMNLKIETDLVSVTTHFKDLGNPPWASEDGCQSSAQGRDLESMAEACIDIKKLQQLLAGQQVNPTKALCNIVRKRIVHFILLHEEVSLQYFIPAIA; translated from the exons ATGTCGGGGCCGGCTCTAGGGCGGCAGTGCCTCTCTGAGCGGCTGGGGCCGGCTTTCTCGGGCgaagaaaagaggaagggaG GTATAATTAACACAATCGCCAAGTTAGCCAAGACCTGCATCCTGCGCCTTACTGTCTGCAAGCTGTATTTCATCCTCTCCGATAAAGTAACAAATGGAGGCGCCAGTATGTGGTGTGAACTGAGCCAG GGGAATTTCTTCGATGAATTTCAGATGGAAGGAGTAGCTGCAGAGCACAATGAAATCTATTTAGAGTTTTTGCCTGAGAACCTGTGGAGAGCATTAAAAACTGCCCAGAGTGCTAAGGCAGTGAAGATCAAGTTGACTAATAAACACTGTCCCTGTCTCAGAGTTGCTGTGGAGCTA ccATCCTTATCAAGCAGGAGTAGGATTGTGACACATGACATTCCTGTGGGAGTTATTCCCAGAAGAATGTGGAATGACTTCAGAGAGCCCAGTGTGCCAGACTTTGAT GTCAGTATTTACCTACCAGTGCTGAAAACAATGAAGAGTGTTGTGGAAAGAATGAAGAATCTCAGCAATTTCATT GTGATTGAAGCAAACTTGAGTGGTGAAATGAACTTGAAAATAGAAACTGACTTAGTATCTGTAACAACACATTTTAAAGACCTGGGAAATCCTCCCTGGG CATCAGAGGATGGGTGTCAAAGTTCTGCTCAAGGCAGAGATCTGGAAAGTATGGCTGAAGCATGCATAGACAtcaagaagctgcagcagctgcttgctggacAGCAGGTCAATCCTACAAAAGCATTGTGCA ataTTGTACGTAAGAGAATTGTCCATTTCATCTTGCTCCATGAGGAGGTTTCACTTCAGTATTTTATTCCAGCAATTGCCTGA
- the HUS1 gene encoding checkpoint protein HUS1 isoform X2 — MRFRAKIVDLACLNHFSRIINTIAKLAKTCILRLTVCKLYFILSDKVTNGGASMWCELSQGNFFDEFQMEGVAAEHNEIYLEFLPENLWRALKTAQSAKAVKIKLTNKHCPCLRVAVELPSLSSRSRIVTHDIPVGVIPRRMWNDFREPSVPDFDVSIYLPVLKTMKSVVERMKNLSNFIVIEANLSGEMNLKIETDLVSVTTHFKDLGNPPWASEDGCQSSAQGRDLESMAEACIDIKKLQQLLAGQQVNPTKALCNIVRKRIVHFILLHEEVSLQYFIPAIA, encoded by the exons ATGCGATTTCGGGCTAAGATCGTGGATCTCGCCTGCCTCAACCACTTCAGCC GTATAATTAACACAATCGCCAAGTTAGCCAAGACCTGCATCCTGCGCCTTACTGTCTGCAAGCTGTATTTCATCCTCTCCGATAAAGTAACAAATGGAGGCGCCAGTATGTGGTGTGAACTGAGCCAG GGGAATTTCTTCGATGAATTTCAGATGGAAGGAGTAGCTGCAGAGCACAATGAAATCTATTTAGAGTTTTTGCCTGAGAACCTGTGGAGAGCATTAAAAACTGCCCAGAGTGCTAAGGCAGTGAAGATCAAGTTGACTAATAAACACTGTCCCTGTCTCAGAGTTGCTGTGGAGCTA ccATCCTTATCAAGCAGGAGTAGGATTGTGACACATGACATTCCTGTGGGAGTTATTCCCAGAAGAATGTGGAATGACTTCAGAGAGCCCAGTGTGCCAGACTTTGAT GTCAGTATTTACCTACCAGTGCTGAAAACAATGAAGAGTGTTGTGGAAAGAATGAAGAATCTCAGCAATTTCATT GTGATTGAAGCAAACTTGAGTGGTGAAATGAACTTGAAAATAGAAACTGACTTAGTATCTGTAACAACACATTTTAAAGACCTGGGAAATCCTCCCTGGG CATCAGAGGATGGGTGTCAAAGTTCTGCTCAAGGCAGAGATCTGGAAAGTATGGCTGAAGCATGCATAGACAtcaagaagctgcagcagctgcttgctggacAGCAGGTCAATCCTACAAAAGCATTGTGCA ataTTGTACGTAAGAGAATTGTCCATTTCATCTTGCTCCATGAGGAGGTTTCACTTCAGTATTTTATTCCAGCAATTGCCTGA
- the HUS1 gene encoding checkpoint protein HUS1 isoform X3, producing the protein MWCELSQGNFFDEFQMEGVAAEHNEIYLEFLPENLWRALKTAQSAKAVKIKLTNKHCPCLRVAVELPSLSSRSRIVTHDIPVGVIPRRMWNDFREPSVPDFDVSIYLPVLKTMKSVVERMKNLSNFIVIEANLSGEMNLKIETDLVSVTTHFKDLGNPPWASEDGCQSSAQGRDLESMAEACIDIKKLQQLLAGQQVNPTKALCNIVRKRIVHFILLHEEVSLQYFIPAIA; encoded by the exons ATGTGGTGTGAACTGAGCCAG GGGAATTTCTTCGATGAATTTCAGATGGAAGGAGTAGCTGCAGAGCACAATGAAATCTATTTAGAGTTTTTGCCTGAGAACCTGTGGAGAGCATTAAAAACTGCCCAGAGTGCTAAGGCAGTGAAGATCAAGTTGACTAATAAACACTGTCCCTGTCTCAGAGTTGCTGTGGAGCTA ccATCCTTATCAAGCAGGAGTAGGATTGTGACACATGACATTCCTGTGGGAGTTATTCCCAGAAGAATGTGGAATGACTTCAGAGAGCCCAGTGTGCCAGACTTTGAT GTCAGTATTTACCTACCAGTGCTGAAAACAATGAAGAGTGTTGTGGAAAGAATGAAGAATCTCAGCAATTTCATT GTGATTGAAGCAAACTTGAGTGGTGAAATGAACTTGAAAATAGAAACTGACTTAGTATCTGTAACAACACATTTTAAAGACCTGGGAAATCCTCCCTGGG CATCAGAGGATGGGTGTCAAAGTTCTGCTCAAGGCAGAGATCTGGAAAGTATGGCTGAAGCATGCATAGACAtcaagaagctgcagcagctgcttgctggacAGCAGGTCAATCCTACAAAAGCATTGTGCA ataTTGTACGTAAGAGAATTGTCCATTTCATCTTGCTCCATGAGGAGGTTTCACTTCAGTATTTTATTCCAGCAATTGCCTGA